A stretch of the Alnus glutinosa chromosome 6, dhAlnGlut1.1, whole genome shotgun sequence genome encodes the following:
- the LOC133870870 gene encoding rho GTPase-activating protein REN1 isoform X1, which translates to MTTRNAESSQGHGGVPPPPPPPPPSDLRSRSGNTVFKSGPLFISSKGIGWTSWKKRWFILTRTSLVFFRSDPSAVPQKGSEVNLTLGGIDLNNSGSVEVKADKKLLTVLFPDGRDGRAFTLKAETMEDLYEWKAALENALVQAPSAAHVMGQNGIFRNDQTDSVDNSLDQLKDRQPFKSSVIGRPVLVALEDVDGAPSFLEKALRFIEEYGIKVEGILRQAAYVDDVEHRVREYEQGKIEFSPEEDPHVVADCVKYVLRELPSSPVPASCCNALLEACRTERGVRVNALRTSIFDTFPEPNRLLLQRVLVMMQTVASHKAENRMSSSAVAACMAPLLLRPLLAGDCEIENDFDVGGDGSAQLLQAAAAANHAQAIVITLLEEYDKIFKEGSMSLELYTDSEESGSESEEPTDESYEDDEHGDATQESDADADEDFENASSGTCSESGDSRDDDPCDNKDSDGSNLGYQSPEVDDASIASQKLPLNSFETSLPQHDILQIGRSLPNQSKNSSVMQVTKSAELLGDASEEPSLVPTSPISLIRKSIIIPNGPAHSARCRTMLGRNSARKNLSMESIDYSIKEEVEIQRLETTKTELESRISEEGKGNAVLQASLQRRKKALRERRLALEQDVARLQEQLQKERDLRTALEAGMQTSQVPVLVLATIDEKTRAELEEIAQAEAYVINLKKNVDDLETQLNQQCEQNYGPMHASHNHTQQTPYNQAKLKDKQKDTEATATSLLETSRSKGGYSTTFALSKLTTRLNFLKERRSQLANELQNMDKGPGSAQPVQNPDMVEKLDYCTLPVNFGAGTKGQSFGNPEKFRK; encoded by the exons GGACATGGCGGtgttcctcctcctcctccgccGCCTCCGCCTAGTGATCTGCGTTCTCGTAGTGGCAATACG GTTTTCAAGAGCGGGCCACTTTTTATATCATCCAAAG GAATTGGATGGACATCCTGGAAGAAAAGGTGGTTTATTTTAACACGTACTTCTCTGGTTTTCTTCCGAAGTGATCCG AGTGCTGTTCCCCAAAAGGGGAGTGAAGTGAATTTGACCCTTGGTGGTATTGACCTCAACAATTCAGGCAG CGTGGAGGTCAAAGCAGATAAAAAACTCCTGACTGTGCTCTTTCCTGATGGTCGTGATGGACGAGCTTTCACACTAAAG GCTGAAACTATGGAGGATTTATATGAGTGGAAGGCTGCCCTTGAGAATGCTTTGGTACAAGCACCAAGTGCCGCTCATGTAATGGGGCAAAATGGTATCTTCAGGAACGATCAGACTGATTCAGTTGATAATTCTTTGGATCAGT TGAAGGATAGACAACCTTTCAAATCTTCAGTTATTGGAAGGCCAGTTTTAGTTGCCTTGGAAGATGTTGATGGAGCTCCATCTTTCTTGGAAAAAGCCCTCAGGTTTATAGAAGAGTATG GCATCAAAGTAGAAGGGATCTTGCGTCAAGCCGCCTACGTTGATGATGTTGAACATCGAGTTCGAGAATATGAGCAGG GAAAAATTGAGTTTTCTCCAGAGGAGGATCCACACGTTGTTGCCGATTGTGTCAAG TATGTCCTCCGGGAATTGCCATCATCTCCTGTCCCTGCATCTTGCTGCAATGCACTATTAGAAGCATGCC GAACTGAACGTGGTGTTAGAGTCAATGCTCTCCGTACATCAATATTTGATACGTTCCCAGAACCAAATCGCCTCTTATTGCAAAG AGTACTTGTGATGATGCAAACTGTAGCTTCTCACAAAGCTGAGAATCGAATGAGCTCCTCGGCTGTTGCTGCTTGCATGGCACCCTTACTTTTGCGTCCCCTTTTAGCTGGTGACTGCGAGATCGAAAATGATTTTGATGTTGGTGGTGATGGTTCTGCACAACTTTTGCAAGCAGCTGCTGCAGCTAACCATGCTCAAGCCATTGTTATAACTTTATTAGAGGAGTATGATAAGATATTCAAG GAAGGGTCCATGTCCCTTGAGCTATACACTGACTCAGAAGAGAGTGGAAGTGAGAGTGAGGAGCCAACTGATGAATCCTATGAAGATGATGAACATGGTGATGCAACTCAGGAATCTGATGCAGATGCAGATGAGGATTTTGAAAATGCATCAAGTGGAACCTGCAGCGAGAGTGGTGACTCTAGAGACGATGATCCGTGTGATAATAAG GATTCTGATGGTTCAAACTTGGGTTACCAGTCCCCTGAAGTAGATGATGCTTCCATAGCCAGTCAGAAGTTGCCATTAAATTCATTTGAAACTTCATTGCCTCAACATGACATTCTACAAATCGGTCGGAGTCTTCCAAATCAAAGCAAAAATAGTTCAGTAATGCAGGTCACTAAATCTGCTGAACTACTAGGAGATGCTTCAGAAGAACCAAGTTTGGTTCCTACTAGTCCAATCTCATTGATCAGAAAATCTATAATCATACCCAATGGACCTGCACATAGTGCTAGGTGTCGCACCATGTTGGGACGTAACTCT GCAAGGAAGAACCTTTCCATGGAATCCATTGATTATTCCATAAAAGAAGA AGTTGAAATCCAGAGGCTTGAGACAACTAAAACTGAATTGGAAAGCAGAATTTCAGAAGAG GGTAAAGGGAATGCAGTTCTGCAAGCCAGTCTGCAAAGACGAAAGAAGGCCTTGCGTGAGCGTCGTCTAGCTCTTGAGCAAGAT GTTGCAAGACTACAGGAacagttgcaaaaggaaagagacTTGAGGACAGCACTTGAAGCAGGAATGCAGACTTCTCAGGTGCCGGTACTTGTTTTAGCCACTATAGATGAAAAG ACAAGGGCAGAGCTTGAGGAAATAGCTCAGGCAGAGGCATATGTCATCAATTTGAAGAAGAATGTTGATGATCTTGAAACGCAGCTTAATCAACAATGTGAACAAAACTATGGTCCTATGCATGCTTCACACAATCATACCCAACAAACTCCTTATAATCAAGCAAAACT GAAAGATAAACAAAAGGATACTGAAGCCACAGCCACTTCACTTCTTGAAACGTCAAGAAGTAAG GGAGGATATTCGACGACTTTTGCATTGTCAAAGCTGACAACCCGACTGAACTTTCTGAAAGAAAGGCGCAGCCAGCTAGCAAATGAACTCCAAAATATGGATAAAGGCCCAGGATCAGCTCAACCTGTCCAAAACCCTGACATGGTTGAAAAATTGGATTATTGCACATTACCTGTGAACTTTGGGGCGGGGACTAAAGGCCAATCATTTGGAAATCCAGAAAAGTTCAGAAAATGA
- the LOC133870870 gene encoding rho GTPase-activating protein REN1 isoform X2, which produces MTTRNAESSQGHGGVPPPPPPPPPSDLRSRSGNTVFKSGPLFISSKGIGWTSWKKRWFILTRTSLVFFRSDPSAVPQKGSEVNLTLGGIDLNNSGSVEVKADKKLLTVLFPDGRDGRAFTLKAETMEDLYEWKAALENALVQAPSAAHVMGQNVKDRQPFKSSVIGRPVLVALEDVDGAPSFLEKALRFIEEYGIKVEGILRQAAYVDDVEHRVREYEQGKIEFSPEEDPHVVADCVKYVLRELPSSPVPASCCNALLEACRTERGVRVNALRTSIFDTFPEPNRLLLQRVLVMMQTVASHKAENRMSSSAVAACMAPLLLRPLLAGDCEIENDFDVGGDGSAQLLQAAAAANHAQAIVITLLEEYDKIFKEGSMSLELYTDSEESGSESEEPTDESYEDDEHGDATQESDADADEDFENASSGTCSESGDSRDDDPCDNKDSDGSNLGYQSPEVDDASIASQKLPLNSFETSLPQHDILQIGRSLPNQSKNSSVMQVTKSAELLGDASEEPSLVPTSPISLIRKSIIIPNGPAHSARCRTMLGRNSARKNLSMESIDYSIKEEVEIQRLETTKTELESRISEEGKGNAVLQASLQRRKKALRERRLALEQDVARLQEQLQKERDLRTALEAGMQTSQVPVLVLATIDEKTRAELEEIAQAEAYVINLKKNVDDLETQLNQQCEQNYGPMHASHNHTQQTPYNQAKLKDKQKDTEATATSLLETSRSKGGYSTTFALSKLTTRLNFLKERRSQLANELQNMDKGPGSAQPVQNPDMVEKLDYCTLPVNFGAGTKGQSFGNPEKFRK; this is translated from the exons GGACATGGCGGtgttcctcctcctcctccgccGCCTCCGCCTAGTGATCTGCGTTCTCGTAGTGGCAATACG GTTTTCAAGAGCGGGCCACTTTTTATATCATCCAAAG GAATTGGATGGACATCCTGGAAGAAAAGGTGGTTTATTTTAACACGTACTTCTCTGGTTTTCTTCCGAAGTGATCCG AGTGCTGTTCCCCAAAAGGGGAGTGAAGTGAATTTGACCCTTGGTGGTATTGACCTCAACAATTCAGGCAG CGTGGAGGTCAAAGCAGATAAAAAACTCCTGACTGTGCTCTTTCCTGATGGTCGTGATGGACGAGCTTTCACACTAAAG GCTGAAACTATGGAGGATTTATATGAGTGGAAGGCTGCCCTTGAGAATGCTTTGGTACAAGCACCAAGTGCCGCTCATGTAATGGGGCAAAATG TGAAGGATAGACAACCTTTCAAATCTTCAGTTATTGGAAGGCCAGTTTTAGTTGCCTTGGAAGATGTTGATGGAGCTCCATCTTTCTTGGAAAAAGCCCTCAGGTTTATAGAAGAGTATG GCATCAAAGTAGAAGGGATCTTGCGTCAAGCCGCCTACGTTGATGATGTTGAACATCGAGTTCGAGAATATGAGCAGG GAAAAATTGAGTTTTCTCCAGAGGAGGATCCACACGTTGTTGCCGATTGTGTCAAG TATGTCCTCCGGGAATTGCCATCATCTCCTGTCCCTGCATCTTGCTGCAATGCACTATTAGAAGCATGCC GAACTGAACGTGGTGTTAGAGTCAATGCTCTCCGTACATCAATATTTGATACGTTCCCAGAACCAAATCGCCTCTTATTGCAAAG AGTACTTGTGATGATGCAAACTGTAGCTTCTCACAAAGCTGAGAATCGAATGAGCTCCTCGGCTGTTGCTGCTTGCATGGCACCCTTACTTTTGCGTCCCCTTTTAGCTGGTGACTGCGAGATCGAAAATGATTTTGATGTTGGTGGTGATGGTTCTGCACAACTTTTGCAAGCAGCTGCTGCAGCTAACCATGCTCAAGCCATTGTTATAACTTTATTAGAGGAGTATGATAAGATATTCAAG GAAGGGTCCATGTCCCTTGAGCTATACACTGACTCAGAAGAGAGTGGAAGTGAGAGTGAGGAGCCAACTGATGAATCCTATGAAGATGATGAACATGGTGATGCAACTCAGGAATCTGATGCAGATGCAGATGAGGATTTTGAAAATGCATCAAGTGGAACCTGCAGCGAGAGTGGTGACTCTAGAGACGATGATCCGTGTGATAATAAG GATTCTGATGGTTCAAACTTGGGTTACCAGTCCCCTGAAGTAGATGATGCTTCCATAGCCAGTCAGAAGTTGCCATTAAATTCATTTGAAACTTCATTGCCTCAACATGACATTCTACAAATCGGTCGGAGTCTTCCAAATCAAAGCAAAAATAGTTCAGTAATGCAGGTCACTAAATCTGCTGAACTACTAGGAGATGCTTCAGAAGAACCAAGTTTGGTTCCTACTAGTCCAATCTCATTGATCAGAAAATCTATAATCATACCCAATGGACCTGCACATAGTGCTAGGTGTCGCACCATGTTGGGACGTAACTCT GCAAGGAAGAACCTTTCCATGGAATCCATTGATTATTCCATAAAAGAAGA AGTTGAAATCCAGAGGCTTGAGACAACTAAAACTGAATTGGAAAGCAGAATTTCAGAAGAG GGTAAAGGGAATGCAGTTCTGCAAGCCAGTCTGCAAAGACGAAAGAAGGCCTTGCGTGAGCGTCGTCTAGCTCTTGAGCAAGAT GTTGCAAGACTACAGGAacagttgcaaaaggaaagagacTTGAGGACAGCACTTGAAGCAGGAATGCAGACTTCTCAGGTGCCGGTACTTGTTTTAGCCACTATAGATGAAAAG ACAAGGGCAGAGCTTGAGGAAATAGCTCAGGCAGAGGCATATGTCATCAATTTGAAGAAGAATGTTGATGATCTTGAAACGCAGCTTAATCAACAATGTGAACAAAACTATGGTCCTATGCATGCTTCACACAATCATACCCAACAAACTCCTTATAATCAAGCAAAACT GAAAGATAAACAAAAGGATACTGAAGCCACAGCCACTTCACTTCTTGAAACGTCAAGAAGTAAG GGAGGATATTCGACGACTTTTGCATTGTCAAAGCTGACAACCCGACTGAACTTTCTGAAAGAAAGGCGCAGCCAGCTAGCAAATGAACTCCAAAATATGGATAAAGGCCCAGGATCAGCTCAACCTGTCCAAAACCCTGACATGGTTGAAAAATTGGATTATTGCACATTACCTGTGAACTTTGGGGCGGGGACTAAAGGCCAATCATTTGGAAATCCAGAAAAGTTCAGAAAATGA
- the LOC133870870 gene encoding rho GTPase-activating protein REN1 isoform X3, which produces MTTRNAESSQGHGGVPPPPPPPPPSDLRSRSGNTVFKSGPLFISSKGIGWTSWKKRWFILTRTSLVFFRSDPSAVPQKGSEVNLTLGGIDLNNSGSVEVKADKKLLTVLFPDGRDGRAFTLKAETMEDLYEWKAALENALVQAPSAAHVMGQNGIFRNDQTDSVDNSLDQLKDRQPFKSSVIGRPVLVALEDVDGAPSFLEKALRFIEEYGIKVEGILRQAAYVDDVEHRVREYEQGKIEFSPEEDPHVVADCVKYVLRELPSSPVPASCCNALLEACRTERGVRVNALRTSIFDTFPEPNRLLLQRVLVMMQTVASHKAENRMSSSAVAACMAPLLLRPLLAGDCEIENDFDVGGDGSAQLLQAAAAANHAQAIVITLLEEYDKIFKEGSMSLELYTDSEESGSESEEPTDESYEDDEHGDATQESDADADEDFENASSGTCSESGDSRDDDPCDNKDSDGSNLGYQSPEVDDASIASQKLPLNSFETSLPQHDILQIGRSLPNQSKNSSVMQVTKSAELLGDASEEPSLVPTSPISLIRKSIIIPNGPAHSARCRTMLGRNSARKNLSMESIDYSIKEEVEIQRLETTKTELESRISEEGKGNAVLQASLQRRKKALRERRLALEQDVARLQEQLQKERDLRTALEAGMQTSQVPVLVLATIDEKLNQQCEQNYGPMHASHNHTQQTPYNQAKLKDKQKDTEATATSLLETSRSKGGYSTTFALSKLTTRLNFLKERRSQLANELQNMDKGPGSAQPVQNPDMVEKLDYCTLPVNFGAGTKGQSFGNPEKFRK; this is translated from the exons GGACATGGCGGtgttcctcctcctcctccgccGCCTCCGCCTAGTGATCTGCGTTCTCGTAGTGGCAATACG GTTTTCAAGAGCGGGCCACTTTTTATATCATCCAAAG GAATTGGATGGACATCCTGGAAGAAAAGGTGGTTTATTTTAACACGTACTTCTCTGGTTTTCTTCCGAAGTGATCCG AGTGCTGTTCCCCAAAAGGGGAGTGAAGTGAATTTGACCCTTGGTGGTATTGACCTCAACAATTCAGGCAG CGTGGAGGTCAAAGCAGATAAAAAACTCCTGACTGTGCTCTTTCCTGATGGTCGTGATGGACGAGCTTTCACACTAAAG GCTGAAACTATGGAGGATTTATATGAGTGGAAGGCTGCCCTTGAGAATGCTTTGGTACAAGCACCAAGTGCCGCTCATGTAATGGGGCAAAATGGTATCTTCAGGAACGATCAGACTGATTCAGTTGATAATTCTTTGGATCAGT TGAAGGATAGACAACCTTTCAAATCTTCAGTTATTGGAAGGCCAGTTTTAGTTGCCTTGGAAGATGTTGATGGAGCTCCATCTTTCTTGGAAAAAGCCCTCAGGTTTATAGAAGAGTATG GCATCAAAGTAGAAGGGATCTTGCGTCAAGCCGCCTACGTTGATGATGTTGAACATCGAGTTCGAGAATATGAGCAGG GAAAAATTGAGTTTTCTCCAGAGGAGGATCCACACGTTGTTGCCGATTGTGTCAAG TATGTCCTCCGGGAATTGCCATCATCTCCTGTCCCTGCATCTTGCTGCAATGCACTATTAGAAGCATGCC GAACTGAACGTGGTGTTAGAGTCAATGCTCTCCGTACATCAATATTTGATACGTTCCCAGAACCAAATCGCCTCTTATTGCAAAG AGTACTTGTGATGATGCAAACTGTAGCTTCTCACAAAGCTGAGAATCGAATGAGCTCCTCGGCTGTTGCTGCTTGCATGGCACCCTTACTTTTGCGTCCCCTTTTAGCTGGTGACTGCGAGATCGAAAATGATTTTGATGTTGGTGGTGATGGTTCTGCACAACTTTTGCAAGCAGCTGCTGCAGCTAACCATGCTCAAGCCATTGTTATAACTTTATTAGAGGAGTATGATAAGATATTCAAG GAAGGGTCCATGTCCCTTGAGCTATACACTGACTCAGAAGAGAGTGGAAGTGAGAGTGAGGAGCCAACTGATGAATCCTATGAAGATGATGAACATGGTGATGCAACTCAGGAATCTGATGCAGATGCAGATGAGGATTTTGAAAATGCATCAAGTGGAACCTGCAGCGAGAGTGGTGACTCTAGAGACGATGATCCGTGTGATAATAAG GATTCTGATGGTTCAAACTTGGGTTACCAGTCCCCTGAAGTAGATGATGCTTCCATAGCCAGTCAGAAGTTGCCATTAAATTCATTTGAAACTTCATTGCCTCAACATGACATTCTACAAATCGGTCGGAGTCTTCCAAATCAAAGCAAAAATAGTTCAGTAATGCAGGTCACTAAATCTGCTGAACTACTAGGAGATGCTTCAGAAGAACCAAGTTTGGTTCCTACTAGTCCAATCTCATTGATCAGAAAATCTATAATCATACCCAATGGACCTGCACATAGTGCTAGGTGTCGCACCATGTTGGGACGTAACTCT GCAAGGAAGAACCTTTCCATGGAATCCATTGATTATTCCATAAAAGAAGA AGTTGAAATCCAGAGGCTTGAGACAACTAAAACTGAATTGGAAAGCAGAATTTCAGAAGAG GGTAAAGGGAATGCAGTTCTGCAAGCCAGTCTGCAAAGACGAAAGAAGGCCTTGCGTGAGCGTCGTCTAGCTCTTGAGCAAGAT GTTGCAAGACTACAGGAacagttgcaaaaggaaagagacTTGAGGACAGCACTTGAAGCAGGAATGCAGACTTCTCAGGTGCCGGTACTTGTTTTAGCCACTATAGATGAAAAG CTTAATCAACAATGTGAACAAAACTATGGTCCTATGCATGCTTCACACAATCATACCCAACAAACTCCTTATAATCAAGCAAAACT GAAAGATAAACAAAAGGATACTGAAGCCACAGCCACTTCACTTCTTGAAACGTCAAGAAGTAAG GGAGGATATTCGACGACTTTTGCATTGTCAAAGCTGACAACCCGACTGAACTTTCTGAAAGAAAGGCGCAGCCAGCTAGCAAATGAACTCCAAAATATGGATAAAGGCCCAGGATCAGCTCAACCTGTCCAAAACCCTGACATGGTTGAAAAATTGGATTATTGCACATTACCTGTGAACTTTGGGGCGGGGACTAAAGGCCAATCATTTGGAAATCCAGAAAAGTTCAGAAAATGA
- the LOC133870872 gene encoding mitochondrial uncoupling protein 5, which yields MGLKGFVEGGIASIVAGCSTHPLDLIKVRMQLQGEKVQAPTPQPIHNLRPAFATVGTTATTLHVPAPQLRLGGPISVGARIVQTDGVAALFSGVSATVLRQTLYSTTRMGLYDVLKHKWTDPDTTHIPLAKKIAAGLIAGAVGAAVGNPADVAMVRMQADGRLPAAQRRNYKSVVDAITRMARQEGVASLWRGSALTVNRAMIVTASQLASYDQFKEMILERHVMSDGLGTHVTASFAAGFVAAVASNPVDVIKTRVMTMKLEAGRAAPYSGALDCAIKTVRAEGPMALYKGFIPTVSRQGPFTVVLFVTLEQVKKILKDF from the coding sequence atgggtCTCAAGGGTTTCGTCGAAGGCGGCATTGCTTCCATCGTTGCGGGCTGTTCCACTCACCCTCTGGATCTCATCAAAGTCCGCATGCAACTCCAGGGCGAGAAAGTCCAAGCGCCCACCCCACAGCCCATCCACAATCTCCGCCCAGCTTTTGCCACCGTAGGGACTACCGCCACCACCCTCCACGTCCCGGCCCCACAGCTTCGTCTGGGGGGACCCATCTCCGTCGGCGCGCGCATCGTCCAGACCGATGGCGTAGCCGCATTGTTCTCCGGAGTCTCCGCCACCGTGCTCCGCCAGACGCTCTATTCCACCACACGCATGGGGCTCTACGACGTGCTCAAGCACAAGTGGACCGACCCGGACACGACCCACATTCCCCTCGCGAAGAAGATAGCCGCCGGCTTGATAGCCGGCGCGGTGGGGGCGGCCGTGGGAAACCCCGCCGACGTGGCCATGGTACGAATGCAAGCCGACGGGCGGCTCCCGGCGGCCCAGCGGCGCAACTACAAGAGCGTGGTCGATGCGATCACGCGCATGGCGAGGCAGGAGGGCGTGGCGAGCCTGTGGCGCGGCTCAGCTCTGACGGTGAACCGAGCCATGATCGTCACGGCGTCACAGCTGGCGTCGTACGACCAGTTCAAGGAGATGATCCTGGAGAGGCACGTGATGAGCGACGGCCTCGGGACCCACGTGACCGCGAGTTTCGCGGCGGGGTTCGTGGCGGCCGTTGCGTCGAACCCTGTGGACGTGATAAAGACGAGGGTGATGACGATGAAGTTGGAGGCGGGGCGTGCGGCGCCGTACAGCGGGGCCCTGGACTGTGCTATAAAGACGGTGAGGGCCGAGGGCCCCATGGCTCTGTACAAGGGCTTCATTCCTACCGTGTCTAGGCAGGGGCCTTTCACTGTGGTTCTGTTCGTGACGCTTGAGCAAGTCAAGAAGATTCTTAAGGACTTTTGA